The DNA sequence TATAGGTCTGACCAATTCTCTCGTTTGGAACCCACGGTtagataaaaccacaggtcccGAAACCGCCGATAAACAATCTGGACCTCACAAAGTCTTTGTCTGCTAGAATCCCAGAAGCAATCTGCTTTATACTTTTAAACTTCTCTTTATAACTATGAAGGTTAAAAACctgcttttaaaatgaaagcagagattctCAGGATGGTAATTTTTGCCTTTTTGCAGAATCATGGAATACATGCAGCCTTGCCTAGTGTtattactttttttcttttgccagttCCATACTAAGGTTTTGAGTTAATTCACTCTAAAATATACCTCGCAGCTTTGGAACAAATATCACTAACCTAGCTAACCTCATCCCCTATCCTCAAGAGCAACCATATGGCTGTGACCTTACATGACTCATTTTTCAAATTTTGCATCCACTATGTTAAATagggatgccaacaagaaaagtATTGAGACACTATCCACTTATTATACTGGATTGCCAGCAATTTTTCTGGCACGGCTCCAACAGCAAACAGTGCAATGTGTCAAACTTTTCCTATAACTGTTTCTGCTTAAAGCCACAGGAGCCCTCCCAGAAAGAAAATGTGGGAATCCTATAATGAACCAAAACCAAACAGAGCTATGATGTTTGTTCCAGGTTCTTACCTGGAACAAACTTACACACAAAGTGTTATTATTGCCCAAATTCTCTACCACTATTTACTCCTAAATTAACACTGCAGTGGTAAGATAAACATTTTTCTCCTGCCCATATCAGTATGGCATCTGAATGAGCTGGATGCTAGAGGACAATCCTTAATTTGAGGATTGCCTGCTTGCTAGAGTTCACAAAAAAATGGTCTTGGGGCTGAACTCTAGCCAGCAGAGCTCACAGGCCAAAACACAGCAGTGGAGCCAATCTTTGCATGCATAATGTCCCAAGTCCAATCCCCACCATCTCCAGTAACAGAGTGGAATGTAGCAAGGCTGTGAAAGACCCCTTCTTGAGATCTTTAGAGAGCTTGCCAGTCAGGCCCAATGACCTGATTGATGAAAGGTAGCTCTGTATATTGATAACCAGCTGTAGTTCAAATTGTCCCAGCTGCGGACAAGGAGGAGCTGAATCTAAGGAATGAGGTGAGGTCTGGCTGCCCTTAGTCCTGTCTTTATTGATAGGCTGTTGGTTCAGGGAAATAGCTGAGGGAAGAAGTTGAAGGAAATGGacctaccactgccaccagcctgGGGTGATACCGGAAAGATTAATAGCTTATGATGTATTATCCTGGTCCCACTGGTTCTATAGTGAGTACAGCCCCCAATCCTTGACTGTGTATTCCCTGATAGAGAGGTGCTGTACACACTCATTCTCCAGCATCAGTGTACAGAGTTCAGTTAACACGTGTACACCAATGAGCCTGACATgccctagatcagcaattttcaaccagtgtgccatgacatgtTGGTGAGCTGTGAATGGTTCGCAGAtgagctgtgggagtttgggggagggtcatttactagtagggccattggaagaTGCGAGCCCCCCAAAAGCAGCATGGtctgtcttgtcaattgtcaaaaaaattgatggtgtgccttgacaattttagcaccttgtcagtgtgctgtgacataaaagttgaaaatcactgccctagatacATGAGTAACAAGAGATTGTATTCAGCCATGTCTCTCTAGGTGACAGGGAGCTATTACTACAAAGGGATCCTCTTCCTAGTTCACCAAGCCTATGCAGACAACCTGGCTACTCAGACAGGTTTATTCTACTGAATGCAGAGCAAACAGCATCATCTCAGCTTCTTCCAAGGGTGCAAGCGTCAGCAAACAACTCAGCAGGAGAAGGGGAGGATGAGATTAATCCttactttctttctctctttcttgaaCCAACAACTCAGTCTGCAATGTAGCCCCATTTGCAATGTTCATGACAGCCCAAGCAGGAGATGGTAATGGGCAGTTCTCTAATCCACTTAACCTGCACCAAAGGAAAGGGAACTATGAAAAGAGTAGAGCATGAAACCTTCTGTAATCTACAAGATCTTTTCTCTCTCTGCCCAGCATCATCAGGAGCTGGGTAAAGGAATCGAGCTGGACTCTGCCAAGTTCTCAGATTCTTCTTTCTCCTGTTTGATTTCACAAACTTTGAATTCACTATGTGCTGGTGACTCCACTGGCTGTGCAGGCTCACCTCCTTTTGGATTCTCTTTTGAATGGCACTTCTGGTGTTTTACCAACACTCCCCTCTGCCGGAACCTTCGCCCACACTCAAGACAGCGAtatggtttttctcctgtgtggattcgCTGGTGTGTAATAAGGTCAGATAGCCTGGTGAATCTTCTCTCACACTCATCACAGGGgtagggcttctctcctgtgtggattttTTGGTGTCTAGTAAGATCAGAAGGATAGGCAAATCTCCTCCCACACACCTTACAGGAGAAAGGCTTCTCCCCTGAGTGGGTTCGCTGGTGTGATACGAGGTTAGAATGCTGGATGAATCTTTTGCCACACACCCCACAGGCATGGGGCTTCTCTCCAGTATGGATTCTTCTGTGGGTagtcagagaagaagaggaaacaaACCGTTTCCCACAATCAGCACAGGCATAGGGTTTCTGCCCCATATGGTTCCGCTCATGTATCTTAAGCGCAGACTGATGGCTGAAGCATTTCTGGCAGTAAGAACATTGGTAGGGCTGCTCTCCAGAATGGCTCCTTTGATGACTGACAAGATATGCCCGCTGGCTGAATGTATCTCCACACTCGGAGCAGATGTGGGGTTTTTCCCCAGAATGGATTTTCTGATGTCTTGTAAGATGGGAGAGCTGGCTAAAACTTTTTCCACACTCAACACACAGGTagggtttttctcctgtgtggacATTCAGGTGTTTTGCCAAGTCTGATGGCCGTGTAAAGCTTTTGCCACATTCAATACAGAGATGAGATTTCTCTTTTCTTTGGGTTCCCTCGGGGGCTATGGGTGCCGCCGCCTCCCTGGGTTCTTGATGTTCAAACTGCTCCTCGACTCTGCTTGCTgccttggcacctgctggatGAGGAAGAAAAATCATTGTTATTTCATGGACCATTGCTGAGGTGGGCTGGTAATGGAGGTTCCTTGAGCCATAGCTCAGTAGCAGaatacatgctttgcattcagaaggtcagGTTCAAATTTTAGCATCTCCTGGTATGGATGGGAAAGAACTCTGTCCaaagccctggaaagctgctgccagtcattgtATACAATTCTGGGCTAGATATACCATGGTCTGATGTGGTAGAAGGCAGCCTCTTGTGTTCTCTGGAGACAAGAAACTATTTAGATGTCCTTACTACAGCAACAAGTGCTGTGATCTATGGGGCAGTCCATGCCCAAGGATCTAGAACTCTGTACCAAAACCAAGTATCCTACAAACCAAATTCTGCAGTGTTAAGAATTATGAAAATTCAGGAAAATTGTCTTGCATATCCTTTGCAAAATGTTTTATTATAGTTTATTATAATATAGCTTACTACAACAAGATTGCTAGGGTGTTTTCAAGCTatggtggcttacaacaataacaGTCCAATAGAAACCATTATAAAGATACAGAACACTTTTGTTTAAAATCTGTAGATAAATTTAAAACTAGGATAGCAACGAAAGGAAAGCAAAATCCAACAGTGGTCTCAAAAAGCTTGTTAAAATAGTTGAGTCTTCACCATCTGCCAAAGTTAGCCTGGAAGCAGTCTGTTTGCCAGTGGAGCTCAGGAAGGAACAGTACGATATGAGCCTTGGGGTCAATTCTAGAATAAAGCCAAGCTGCTGCATTTTACAGCAGTGCACATTTCTGAACCATTGTCAAAGGCACTCCTGTGAACAGAGCATTAAATAGTCCAGGCAAGCTACCTCCAcctgtggtttcatgtagatgctgAAAAGTAAAAGAGGTAAGAAGGTCCTCTGTGAAACTCCATGCAATGATTCCCACAGGGAGTCATCCCAGAATCATCTTCTGGAGCTGCCCAGTAAGATAGGACAAGAGCCAAGCAATGCCCCCAACCAATGCAAGAGGTCCAGAATGCCATTTCAGTGAAAGGACCAGTCTGTAGTGTTCCCAGGAAAGATTCATCAGCTCAGGTCATATATACCTTTGCCCAGTGTGCCACTATTGCTGTTatcctgcttcctggtctccTTGCCAAGCTGTGTCTGCCTGGCATCCAGTGGCACCCTTTGTGCTT is a window from the Tiliqua scincoides isolate rTilSci1 chromosome 2, rTilSci1.hap2, whole genome shotgun sequence genome containing:
- the LOC136640665 gene encoding zinc finger protein 397-like, giving the protein MEKQAPADLGQGNGLEGTGRDSFAIQSGTIRELPRWAVPRQEGIPHHLESHWQDFLKTMQSPPTGWGNPQLPELASWDDLVTFERMFGACQWSRGDAVTRLMPAFNAEAQQAFESLNSRDKTEYGKVKAVFLQGNSTSTEIHRQRFRQFCYQEAEGPREVCSRLRELCHCWLEPESHTKEQIIELLILEQFLTILPQEIQSQVRERSPETCAQAIALAEGFILRQQDEQQEEQGPEAFQELAVDFSEAQRVPLDARQTQLGKETRKQDNSNSGTLGKAGAKAASRVEEQFEHQEPREAAAPIAPEGTQRKEKSHLCIECGKSFTRPSDLAKHLNVHTGEKPYLCVECGKSFSQLSHLTRHQKIHSGEKPHICSECGDTFSQRAYLVSHQRSHSGEQPYQCSYCQKCFSHQSALKIHERNHMGQKPYACADCGKRFVSSSSLTTHRRIHTGEKPHACGVCGKRFIQHSNLVSHQRTHSGEKPFSCKVCGRRFAYPSDLTRHQKIHTGEKPYPCDECERRFTRLSDLITHQRIHTGEKPYRCLECGRRFRQRGVLVKHQKCHSKENPKGGEPAQPVESPAHSEFKVCEIKQEKEESENLAESSSIPLPSS